Genomic DNA from Streptomyces sp. NBC_01571:
ACTGGACGTGGGCGGGGACGCGTCGAGGCGGTCCACGTCCGGACGGTTGCGGTCCACCGACAAGGTGATGGTCAGGAAGACCAGCGACTGGAGGGAGACGGCGACGGCGAGGAAGACCGCCTGTCGCCACATGGGGAGACGGGGCAGCAGGACCAGCACCAGACAGGCGGCCAGGGTGAGCGTGATGACCGTCAGGGTGTTGCCGGCCTCGGAGCCGAGGAAGGACAGAGTGGTGAGGGTGCCGGTGCGGCCCCGTTCGAAGGCTTCGTCGACGCGGTCCTCGACCGTCAGCGGCCACAGATCACGCGCGGGACCGGTGATCAGGAGTCCGAATCCCACCATCAGCGCGGCCTGGCACGCCGTCAGGGCGGCGATGCGCGCGGCGGTCCGCCCGATGCCTCGGGGCAGGGCCGCCGGCCTTCCGGAGCCGGCCTCCTCCGATGGGATACGAGGCAGTCCGGCAGGTCTTTCCGGCACGGCGGTCGGCATCGGGGCTCCCACGGATCGGCGCCTTTCGGCGGCGTTCGGCCGGGGGCGACTCCCCGGACGAACGCCGTCTGCCCCGGGAGCCGCCGTGCAGGCCTCCCGGACGCAGAATCGCCCGGTGGATCGTCACGCTGGGTGTCTGCCGTGACTCCGGCGCATGGCTGGGGTCTCCGCTGTGGTGTCCGGGTCGCCGAAGCCGGCGCCGGGGGAGGGACGCTGCCGCCTGCCGGGGGCGGTTCCGTATTGCCGGTTCGAGGGATAAGAAACAAATAAACTTTGGGCGCATGGGTGGTTGTCGGCAGGGCACTCGGTGCTGCGGAGGTTGATAACTATGGTTCCCCTGCTTCTCGTTCTTCTGCTCGCTCTGGTCCTCTTCGGTGCCGGCTTCGCCTTGAAGGCCCTGTGGATCGTCGCCGTGATCGTGCTCGCCGTGTGGCTGCTCGGTTTCGTCATGCGCTCCACCGGAACCGGTGGCAGCCGTGGCCGCTGGTACCGCTGGTAGAGATCACCCAGTTCCCACCCGGTGGTGGTGCGGGGCGGCCCCGGACTGATCAGTTCAGTCCGGGGCCGCCCCGCGTTCGTGTGCCTCTTGCGTGAAGATGGCGGTATCGGTGCGCGCGCGCCGCGGAGCGGGGCAGGAGGACCGTGTGGCCGGGAGGTCCGCCGTGCGCGCAGGGAACCCGCGCACCTCCAACACGGCGGGCTTCCCGGACCCGTCCGCCCGCGCGGCGCGCAGCCCGCTCGACGGCCTTCGGCGGAGGACGGGTGGTGTCGGACGTCGCCCCGTGTCAGCTCGCGGGCGACGTCAGGGTCCGGTTCAGCGCGGCCAGACCGTCCGTGTAGATGCCGTGGAACAGGGCGATGGCCTCGTCGTCGCCGATGCCGTCCGGTGTGAAGCTGCCGGACCACTCCACGCGGGCCCTGTCCTGCCGGGCGGTCTCGTGCACCGTGAGGGTGGAGAGGTAACCGGTGACGCGGAAGGGGGCCTGGAGGATGGAGTAGCTGTAGGTCCGGGCCTTGTCGTCGAAGGCTTCGAGGCGCTCGACGATCACGCCGACCTCCTCGTTCGTGAGACGCCGGACGCGTCCGCCGTCGGCGAGTTCGCTGGAGGGGATGTACGGCAGCCAGTCGGGCAGCGAGTCGAAGCCGCCGATGAGCTGCCAGACGCGGTCGGGCGAGGTGGGGATGTCGAGGGATGCGGTGGTCGT
This window encodes:
- a CDS encoding SRPBCC family protein; this encodes MATTTASLDIPTSPDRVWQLIGGFDSLPDWLPYIPSSELADGGRVRRLTNEEVGVIVERLEAFDDKARTYSYSILQAPFRVTGYLSTLTVHETARQDRARVEWSGSFTPDGIGDDEAIALFHGIYTDGLAALNRTLTSPAS
- a CDS encoding hydrophobic protein, producing the protein MVPLLLVLLLALVLFGAGFALKALWIVAVIVLAVWLLGFVMRSTGTGGSRGRWYRW